Genomic DNA from Triticum dicoccoides isolate Atlit2015 ecotype Zavitan chromosome 4B, WEW_v2.0, whole genome shotgun sequence:
agaacacatggcaccgccacggtcacgcggtgaccatgtggCGGGCATgctagtttacgcgctctagagttggagccctcggccaccgtccaaacctcgacgtatcgccactaaaccatgtatttatgattaaataggtacttatgtaactagaaatgatttttgaaaaaaaataaatagCGAACTATGAGGTAGTTGCAGttaaaatttgacccgcttcctactaaaccggtgggaatttgtctttttcaccagaggttgatcaaaactttttacacccagcaattttgtcaattgtgaattatatatggcctagtattttataaaattgattaggcccaattttacaacaaatatatggtaggtccttcacaaaaaaactcattttgggaactcggaaaaatggaaaatgaatttttcgtgcaaagaaaatgaaaactttcttaggcaacattgtttgtaattccaagatgcacccttgtgcacgatatgaggtcatttgaacaaactatgccatgaatgtggccataagattgatcatttggcttgatagccatgaatcttcacacatgatagctcatttctgagaatatttttttaaaagaatttctgtattacaagtttattatttttgctgggaacttggccacatataatgacacaatgctaaggttttccaatttttttgttttttttgaattttttatgcccgtttcaaaatgcgatcaaaacggcgggaatgaccgttcctagctagtggttgaatcttggaaaacttttgatgtttctctgattaaatagatacttatgtacctataaatgatttttagaaaaaataaatagcaaactataaggcagctacagttcaaatttgacccgcttcctactaaatcggcgagaatttgtcttttttatgggaggtggatcaaaactttttacacccaaccatttggtcaattgtgcattaaatatgtcctaatattttagaaaaatgattcggtccaattttgcaacaattatttgggaggtccttcacaaaaaaacctcatttcgggcactcgaaaaatggaaaatgaattttccgtgcaaagaaaatgaaaactcccttaggcaacattgtttggaattccaagattcacccttgtgcacgatatgagatcatttgaacaaactatgccatgaatgtggccataagattgatcattttgcttgatagccattgatctccacacgtgatagctcgtttctgagaacacttttttaaaagaattgccgtattgcaagtttattatttttgtttggaacttggccacatataatgacacaatgtgaaggtttttcaattttttgtttcttttaattttttatgcccgtttcaaaatgcggtcaaaacggcgggaatgacagttcctagctagtgattgaatcttggaaaacttttgatgtttctctgattaaatagatacttatgtacctagaaatgattttttgaaaaaataacgagcaaactatgaggtagacacagtttaaatttgacccgcttccaactaaatcggcgggaatttgtctttttcacgagaggtggatcaaaacttttgacacccaaccatttggtcaattgtgcattaaatatggcctagtattttagaaaattgatttggtccaattttacaacaaatatattgtaggtccttcacaaaaaaaactcatttcgggcactcggaaaatggaaaatgaattttccgtgcaaagaaaataaaaactcccttaggcaacattgtttggaattccaagatgcacccttgtgcacaatatgagatcatttgaacaaactatgccatgaatgtggccataagattgagcatttgggttgaaagccatgcatgttcacgcttgatagctcgtttgtgagaacactttttaaaaataatcaccatattacaattttattatttttcctgtaaacttggtcacatataatgacacaatgcgaatgttttccaaatttttgatttcttttgaattttttatgcccgtttgaaaaatgtggtcaaaacggcgggcatgaccgttcctagctagtggttgaatcttggaatttttttgtgtttctatgattaaatagatacttatgtacctaaaaatgatttttggaaaaaacggagagcaaactatgaggcagctgcagttcaaatttgacccgcttccagctgaatcgaccgaaatttgtctttttcaccagaggtgcataaaaacttttgacacccaaccatttggtcaattgtgcattaaatatgtcctagtattttagaaaattgatttggtacaattttacaacaattatttgttaggtccttcacaaaaaaaactcattttgggcactcagaaaatgattaaaaattggtagaaagatcagaaatgcatacaaattggtccttatccataaaatTTAGTATAACTCTAGTAAAAATTTGTGTGGTGcccttttgcaaaaaaaaatttgatagctacttcacaaaatcTCTATATATTTAGTACTTCAAAACTATTTTAAATCACTGATTTTCTGAACCAATGAAAACTCTTCCCACGGATCAATGACATggggtccatccatccatccatccatctgtacatcccacatccatccatccatctatctaaaaaaaaatgaaaaaaaattgaaaaagagataccccacccgcagcccaaaccctagctcagatcCCCCCGTCtccttgccgccgccgccccctccagaTCTAGTCCTCCCTCTCACCCTCAACCAAGGACGACGGAGATCCAGTCCACGCGCGGCAACCCTTCCTCCCACCCACCGCCGACCTCGCCGTCCTCCTCACCCACCGCCcacctcgtccctccctcccctcACCATCTCTCCCTACCCNNNNNNNNNNNNNNNNNNNNNNNNNNNNNNNNNNNNNNNNNNNNNNNNNNNNNNNNNNNNNNNNNNNNNNNNNNNNNNNNNNNNNNNNNNNNNNNNNNNNNNNNNNNNNNNNNNNNNNNNNNNNNNNNNNNNNNNNNNNNNNNNNNNNNNNNNNNNNNNNNNNNNNNNNNNNNNNNNNNNNNNNNNNNNNNNNNNNNNNNNNNNNNNNNNNNNNNNNNNNNNNNNNNNNNNNNNNNNNNNNNNNNNNNNNNNNNNNNNNNNNNNNNNNNNNNNNNNNNNNNNNNNNNNNNNNNNNNNNNNNNNNNNNNNNNNNNNNNNNNNNNNNNNNNNNNNNNNNNNNNNNNNNNNNNNNNNNNNNNNNNNNNNNNNNNNNNNNNNNNNNNNNNNNNNNNNNACCCGCCGCCCCCGCACCCCGTAGTGTCCAccatggccgcctcctcctcccccgcaccaacccaccaccccgCCGTGTGGGCGTTTCCGCGGCGTCTGCTCCGCAGTCTCCGTCCGCGCCCACCGCTCCGCAGTCTCCTCCATCTCCACCTCCTCCCCGCAGCAGGCGCCGGCACCGAGCGACGGCGACGACGCCAACGGGCGCACCGGCGTGCCCGTGCCCTTCTCCCGTGCCCTCGCTGGCGGCGGCTCCTCGTCGACGCCTTCGCCCCTTCCCCGTCCAGCGGCGACCCGGCGGGGTCCATGCACGCCGTTCACAAGGAGCAAGTCGGAGATGTTCGGCTTCACGGAGGGCTGCCTGCCCATGCGCCGCTGGGACGAGCTCAACGCCTTCTTTGAGAAATCCGGGTACTTTCCCCCCTGAATCTTCCCTCGTTTCCTCCATGATTCCAGTTCTGAATAACAGAAGATCACACGGCCCGTTCCACTCTGAACCTGCAGGGCGAAGATCGTGTTCGGGCTCAACGCACTCAACAGCCTGGTGCCACTGCAGGGCGGCGCGCCATGGGAGGAAACTGGGACACCACGAACGCGGTGTTGTTCATCCGGTACACCGCCGGCAAGGGCTACAAAATCCATGGCTGGGAGCTCGGTAGGTGCACTCCCCCATTTCCATTGTTAACTGAAACGAGAAACTGCACACTGAGCTTCTGTCAGACGATGCAGGATACCGACTTCTCTTCTAGTATAATTTAGTGATGACATCTGGTACTCTATATGTGATTGTGTTATACGATGAGCAGCGGAGTTCCAGTCAAAAGTCTTTATTTATCTTTTTTACCTGTCTGTTGAGCTAATTTGGAAATCACAACAGCAGTTCTACGTACCAAAAAACAAAAACTGTGAAATACTGTAGTACAATTTACTCAGGGTCATCTTCTTATCCCAAGAAATACACATATCTCGCTATGTATTTTGAAGGTTCCTGTACTCAAAAAGCTATGTATTGAAGGTTCCTGGAACAATGATCTGTCCATCTATCATATGACAAAGATTTCACAAGACAATATATACATGAGTGTTTCATCACTCGTACAAACTCTTATTATTACCTCTACGTAGGGACACACATAGATACAGAGTATTTCAGGCGCACAAAACAGAGCAGCATGGAAGGCAGACGGCACGAGCAGACTAACAACTGTCTGCTGTGTATCATGGACACGATCGAGCAGCTGAGCCAGCTCGCCATGGCGGCGCTCACATGGACTTGAGCATGGCGGTGGTGCATGAGCCGCCGGACTTGTACGGCAGCGCGGGGCGGCTGTAGTGGCAGCCGATGAGGTAAAGCGCCAGCCGCTTCTTGACCCGCCTGAGCAGCAGCAGCTTGTCCTCCCCCCACTCCACCACGGCCACCACCACCTGCCGCTTCCACCGCCTGTCGCGGCCGCCGCCGTCGTaccgctcctcgtcgtcgtcctccgcctcgccctgCTTCTCGCCGCCGCCGCTGGGCGCCGGCGAGTCCCACTGCAGAGGGTAGCTGAGCCAACTCACCTGGCTGCCACTAGCGATTGAGCTCGATGTATTGCTGCGGCTTTGACTGTTCATCAATGGCCGGCCAGAAGCTGCGGTAGCAGTAAAAGCGCATGTGTTTGCATTTGCTGTATTTCATAACCAGTTTTCATTCTTCATTGGTGGCTTTGTCAGTAACTGTTCTGGCTGGCAGCTTCTTTCAATTAATAGCATAGCTTGTTGCGTTTCTACTGATACTACGTATCTTTCTGCTTGCAGACTTTATATAATAGGAGTAGTAATTTATATGCTCATGTAGTTACAAGAGATTGGAGGCCCTCGGATCACTCTGCATTGCCTGCTCTGCTTGCTCCTTTACACACTGAATTTCAGTTCAGTTCAGTTGGATTCATTCTGTCTCTTCCGTGTAGATAATGTTTTCCTGTGAACATCATCATtgagctgcaaacatcaatgtttctTATGCTCTGTGAACATCAATACTGACAAGAAGATAGCTCCTCACCTTGGGCGTtgcatactactactactactagcatTGCTGTGTGTGTTTGTATGAGTTGAGTGCATTGCTTGCCTGACACATGTGCTGCTGTCTTCAGATCAGCGAGTCTGTGTGCTGATTGATGTTTCCGTATTCTTCTCCTGGATGTGTGTGTGCTAATTGATGTTTCCCTAATCTGCAGGTATGGGACAGAGAGATAATACTCACAGTACTAGCCGAACACTACGGCAAGGACCTCCAGCACGACATCACCAAAGTAAGTTGCAAACCAAATCAGCCAGCACTGAATGGCTGGGACAAGGCCAAGGCTACCAAGCCTCCATTGTATGTGCGCCAACTCTGCTGACACTGCAGCTGTGGTGTGGCTCCCTCGCTGCTAAATTCAGTCCTCCCATGGTCCAACCCTCAGTACCTCCTCCTTTTCCTTCGGCCTGGAGCACAGTGAGCCGGTCGGCATGGTTTGCGGTAAGAGAGGAAGAAGAACCCTATTTGCAGTTGAGGTCTGTTCCCATGTAGTACTACCAAACTACTTTCCTTACTCATGTCTCTCCTGTCTTCTCAATACTGCTAGCGCCACCTTAAGCACGTGGAATTTTATTGCAGTGTGCAAACTGAACTTCCTATCGTTGGCGTCAGTATTCCCGTGTGCAAGCTAAATGGGCAATGCATGACTCTTTCCCTGATTCTTTTTTCATTTTGGAATCtaaaggacaataattttattATTGACATATATTTACTTGATCTTGAACGATCTGCTCTGCTGCACTTATACATATATGTGCATTGGGTTCTGTTCAGAGAAGTTTGGATCTATACTTTTATGAGCAGTCCACTACACGATCTCTTCGTATCTATTATTTGTCGATCTACCAACAATTTCTTAATTAAAGAAGGAAGAATGGATGAAGCAGAAGATTACTTAAGTTCAGTAAAGGCATCCAATACTGCCCCCTTGATGGTCAGAATCATTGCCACATGAAAACACTTTTGCCAGTTTGCATGAATTAGTCTGTTCTTTTCATGAATATTCTGCAGAGAGTTCATTATGCTCTGCTATTTGCCCTTGCTTCAAATAAAATCGGCCGCTTAACTGC
This window encodes:
- the LOC119292928 gene encoding uncharacterized protein LOC119292928 — encoded protein: MNSQSRSNTSSSIASGSQVSWLSYPLQWDSPAPSGGGEKQGEAEDDDEERYDGGGRDRRWKRQVVVAVVEWGEDKLLLLRRVKKRLALYLIGCHYSRPALPYKSGGSCTTAMLKSM